In Pangasianodon hypophthalmus isolate fPanHyp1 chromosome 3, fPanHyp1.pri, whole genome shotgun sequence, a single genomic region encodes these proteins:
- the valopa gene encoding vertebrate ancient long opsin a → MGSFGTAVSRVNYTEVADVLQPDDPFSGPVKSIAPWNFKVLAAWMLVITSLSLTENFLVMLVTYKFKQLRQPLNFVIVNLSLADFFMSLIGGTLSVVTNYRGYFFLGSWACVLEGFAVTFFGIVGMWSLATLAFERYFVICRPLGNVRLRVKHAALGLLFVWTFSFIWTIPPVLGWSSYTVSKIGTTCEPNWYSGDPHDHTFIITFFLTCFILPLAVIIVCYSKLLRKLRKVSNSHGRLVNARKPDRQVSRMVVVMIVAFLVAWTPYALLSFIVTVHPTIYLDPILAAVPAFFAKTAAVYNPIIYVFMNKQFRKCLILLLSCSGNTTVEVNKSTDQAGMPGESNTGEMSAIAARISAVSTTPPKPNEQHSNSCSYSQLPIPENKVCPM, encoded by the exons ATGGGCTCGTTTGGCACTGCAGTGAGCCGTGTTAATTACACAGAAGTAGCTGATGTGCTCCAGCCAGATGATCCATTTTCCGGACCTGTGAAATCCATTGCGCCGTGGAACTTTAAAGTGCTGGCAGCATGGATGCTCGTGATCACCTCGCTGTCTCTGACCGAGAACTTTCTGGTTATGCTGGTGACCTACAAGTTTAAACAACTCAGACAGCCGTTAAACTTTGTCATTGTTAATTTATCACTGGCAGACTTTTTCATGTCCCTGATCGGTGGGACTTTAAGTGTTGTCACCAATTACCGTGGGTATTTCTTCTTGGGGTCCTGGGCGTGCGTGCTGGAGGGATTTGCGGTCACTTTTTTCG GTATAGTGGGTATGTGGTCCCTGGCTACCCTTGCATTCGAGAGATACTTTGTGATTTGTCGTCCTCTGGGAAACGTCCGTCTGCGGGTTAAACATGCAGCCCTGGGACTGCTGTTTGTCTGGACCTTCTCTTTTATCTGGACCATCCCACCTGTACTGGGCTGGAGCAGCTACACAGTCAGCAAGATCGGCACCACCTGCGAACCCAACTG GTACTCTGGTGACCCTCACGACCACACTTTCATCATTACTTTCTTTCTCACCTGTTTCATCCTGCCTCTGGCTGTCATCATCGTGTGTTACAGCAAGTTGCTGCGCAAGCTGAGAAAG GTCTCCAACTCTCATGGCAGGTTGGTGAATGCCCGGAAGCCTGACCGGCAGGTGTCTCgtatggtggtggtgatgatcgTAGCCTTCTTGGTGGCCTGGACACCATATGCACTGTTATCTTTCATCGTTACTGTTCACCCCACCATCTACTTAGACCCTATATTGGCTGCTGTTCCTGCTTTCTTTGCAAAAACTGCTGCCGTCTACAACCCCATCATCTACGTCTTTATGAACAAACAG TTCAGGAAGTGCCTGATTCTGCTGCTCAGCTGCAGCGGCAACACCACAGTGGAGGTGAACAAGTCCACAGACCAAGCAGGCATGCCTGGTGAGAGCAACACGGGCGAGATGTCAGCCATAGCTGCCCGAATCTCTGCTGTTAGCACCACTCCACCAAAGCCTAACGAGCAGCACAGTAACTCCTGCTCCTACAGCCAGCTGCCCATCCCAGAAAACAAAGTGTGCCCTATGTAA